Part of the Moraxella ovis genome is shown below.
ATCGCATCGAAGAGGTAATGGGTACAGGTCGTATCGAAGTGCATCACCATGAAGTGGCGAGCAGTCAGCTTGAAATTGGTATCTCCTTCAATACGTTGGTAAAAAAAGCAGACGAAGTTCAGCAATTTAAATACATCGTTCAAAACGTAGCTAACCAGTTTGGCAAAACTGCCACCTTTATGCCAAAGCCGCTCGTTGGTGATAATGGTTCAGGCATGCACGTAAACATGTCTATCTCTAAGGATGGCGTGAATACATTCTCAGGTGATGAGTATGCTGGTCTATCAAAGACGGCACTGTATTTCATTGGTGGCATCATCAAGCACGCACGAGCGCTAAACGCCATCACCAATCCAAGCACCAACAGCTACAAGCGTCTAGTGCCGCACTTCGAAGCGCCAATTAAGCTGGCTTATTCTGCATCTAACCGCTCGGCATCGATTCGTATTCCGCACGTGACCAGTCCTAAGGCAGTTCGTATTGAAGCGCGATTCCCTGATCCATCAGCAAACCCTTATTTGTGCTTTGCGGCGCTACTAATGGCAGGTCTTGATGGTATTGAGAATAAGATCGATCCAGGCGAGGCAGCGGATAAGAACTTATACGATCTACCGCCAGAAGAAGAGGCTCTAATCCCTACAGTGGCTGAGAACCTTGAAGTGGCGCTTAATGCTCTGCGTGATGATCATGACTTCCTACTAAAAGGCGATGTATTTAGCAAAGATATGATCGAAAGCTATATCGCGCTTAAGATGAAAGAAGTTCAAAAAATTAACGAAGCAGTACACCCACTTGAGTTTGACATGTACTATCGTGTGTAATGACTTAATCATCCAAAAAGCACAAAGTTGTCTTTGTGCTTTTTTGTTATCCATGAATGGATAATTGATTTATTGTCAAATAAGGGTAATTTTGGGTACAATGATAGATATTTTTTATAAGCGAGCACACGCATGAGCGCATTAAATCCATCTAAGCAAATAGATACCGATGTTTTGATTGTCGGTGGTGGTGCCGTGGGCATGTGTCTTGCTATTGGCCTTGCCAAGCTTCATCAACAGGTGGTATTGATTGACATTAAGCCTAAGCTTAGTGCTGTAGATAGACAGTCGATGCTCGCCAAAAGAGATGCTCGTGTGTATGCGCTAAATTTATTAAGTCTTGAGCTATTTAAGGATATTGGCGCAGATGATTTTGTGCGGCGTGCCGACTATATACAGATGCACGTGTGGCAAGGTGACGGGCGTGGCGAGCTTAATTTTGCCAAATCATCACTAACGCCAAGCTTAATGGGTAGCATGGTCGAGCCTAATGTGATCGATGATGCGTTAGACAGACGTGCCTCTCATGCAGATGTTGCGCCATTTTTAACGATATTAAATGCAACTCATATCGATGAGCGGCTCGGTATCGATGCGCGCCATGATGGCGTCAGCGTCCGAGTGTGTGATGCAGATGGCGCTAGCAGCATAATCAGCGCACGCCTGATGGTCGGTGCGGATGGTAGGGGTTCTACAGTACGTAGGCTGGCTGGGATTGAGGTGGATCGCTTGGATTACCGTCAGACAGCGATTTGCTGCGCCATCAAGACTGCTCATCCGCATGATAATACCGCGCGTCAAGCCATGCTGCCAACAGGAACATTGGCATTATTGCCATTGGCAGATCTTGAAGAGGGGGATAATGGTCATTGGCAATCGGTGGTATGGACGCTTGCGACCCAAACAGCTGAAGAATATCTGATGTTATCACCCAGTCAGCTTGCAGATAAACTGAGCATAGCGAGCGGATTTGAGCTTGGGGAGATTCTTGATATTGAGTCGATTGCAAGTTTTCCGCTGTCCGCGCAAGTTGCTAAGACATACACGGCGCTCCACACCTTACTCATCGGTGATGCGGCGCATGGCGTGCACCCACTGGCGGGCCAAGGGCTTAATCTTGGCTTAGCCGATGTCAAAGCGTTGCTTGACTTAATTGAGCAAGCTGGCGCAAAAAACCAAAACCCATTTTCCGCGCAAGTATTAAGACGATATGAGCGTATACGACGTGCTCAGAATGCACTAATGATGCATAGTTTTTCGATGATTAATTATGCGTTTGCGGGCAAGGCATTCCATAAAGAACCGATGCGGTTTTTGCGTGCTGAGGTGGTGAATTTTACTGGTAAAATCCGCCCGTTGATGGATTTTTTTAATCATAAAGCAAGCGGATTGTGATGCTACAAACTATCTAAATGCGCTAAAGAATACCATCAAAATCGGCGAGATGACATTGGTAATAAAGCCAAAGCTAATCACGATGGGCACGATCTTAGTGCCGCCTGCTTGGGTGAGTGTTGGCAGGGTAAAATCAAGACTGGTCACGCCACCAAGCCCAATCGCGGCTGACTGTGAGTAGCGCATGATCCACGGAATAAAGATCAGCGCGATGATCTCTCTTGATAAGTCATTCAGCAAGGCGACGCTGCCCCATACCGCACCATAGGCGTCTGTCATCACGGTACCTGATAGAGAATACCAACCAAACCCTGAAGCTAAGGCCAGACCCTTAGGGATGGACACTTCCTCAAAGAGCAGTGCAAATACCACGCCCGAAAGCAGGGTAATCACCGTAAATACAGCACTAATCTGAAGTCCGCGCTTGTTTAGCATGGCTTCTTTTAATGTCACGCCAGACCCCTTTAGGCTAACTCCCACCAAAAACAATAGCGCCATCAATAACACAGTAGTCGTGTTATGAGGCGGCAGTAGGCTATCCGGTAGAACCTTCGCGATGATAAAACCAATTACCAGACAGCCAATCTGTACAAGGCTACCACGCAAGCTGATTTTAGGTTTGGTGTTATTATGATGATGGGTATGTGTAGAGGGTGGTATAAACTTATCAAAGGCAATCAGAGCGGCTGTCCCTATACCAATGGTCAGAGCGATCAGCGTGCTTAGATATAACGTAATGGCGTCTACTTTTTGGCTTAGATTCTCAACAAGACCAAGCTCGATACCAATCACAATCAAAATCAAAAACACCAGGTAATTCAAGGCGCGCTCGGCAACACTCGCCCAATTTGTGTGGCTAGGTAGTGCAAAGCCGATGAACATGGGTGTTAATATGAGTAATAAGGTGATCAGTCCATTCATCTGAATAACTTATGCCGTGTCGTATCGAAAGTTGTTTTTTGGTTTTGTTATTTTAAATAGCCAAAAAAATAAAAATCCGCCAAAAACATGATTCACTGACGAAAAAGTTCAAATAAAGAAATTATTTGGCGGTAAATTTTGTTAAAATAAGCAAACTTAACGGATGTCTTGCGACAGGCCATTAAGCCATGCGTATTATGCTATTTTAACATCAACCTGCTCTTAACGCCACCATTAGATTATGAACACCCAGAATATCACTCGGTTTTTTGAAAATATCATGCGCGACTTATATCAAAGCGTGTATTTATTTTTGGGTGGTTCGCTTGATGATCAGACCTTAAACTGGGCGGATCGCGGTCTTGCGTTTGCAGCGACCGTGATTAAGATTGTCATTCTGCTTGCGATTATCGGATTTATCTATTGGTTTTTGGTGTATTGCGTTAAGCATGCGCGTGCTTTTTTACACTTATCTCAGCGTCAGGTGCGCGTGATGCGTGCCGTGCTGCGTTATACGTGGTTTGTTGCCAGTCTTATTGCGATCATGATGCAGATTGGCTTTCATACAGATACAGTGAAGGCGACAGCGAAGGCGGCAGGCTGGGCGGGCTTCTATTATGTGCTGTGGACGATGTCGGGCAAGATGCTCAGCGGCGTTCTAAAGCATTATGAGTTAAACGCATCCATCGAGCAGCTACTAAAGAACATGATTCTTGTCATCATCCTAGTGCTGACGACAGCGAGCGTACTTGCTCAGTTTGGCTTTGACATCGTGTCGTTGGTGGCGGGTCTTGGTATTGTGGGTTTGGCTGTGGGTTTTGCCGCCCAAAGTACGCTTGCCAACTTCATTGCGGGCATTACCATCTTGATTGAGCAGTCATTTCAGGTGGGTGATTGGATTCGCCTGGGTGACAAAGAAGGACGCGTGGTGAAGATTTCGCTACGAGCGACGCAGATTCTTGATCGTGATAATATCATTATTATCATTCCAAATGCTACCGTGGCATCGTCTGAGGTGGTTAATCTTACCTCTAAGAAGATGATTCGTTTTGATGTCAAAGCGCGTATTGCCTTGGAGGCGGATATAAGTCAAGCTCGAAGCATCATCGTTAAGACGCTTGCCAAAGACGAAGTGGTGTTAAAGCATCCTGCACCAATGGCAACCGTGGCGGAAGTCGGCGAATCTGGCGTGTATTTCATCGTGCGATTCTGGGTGGCACCATTATCCGTGGCACGCATCCCGATCATCAAAGAAAACATCAACGAGAAAATCAAACGCGCCCTAGATGAAGCAGGGATTAAAGCGCCTTATCCGCACATGCGCCTGATCGTCGATGATCATAATATCCTACACATCCCCGCCAGTCAGGTGGAGGTAGCAGAGCACATCGAAGAAGATCTAGAATCTGCTGCTCGCAAAAACTAACTGCTGTCCAATAATCAAGCAAAAATACATTCAAAATATGCTATAATAGGCGGTTTATTTGCCTTGCGTATTTTTGAGAAAATTATGAGTAGTCACCCCCCTGTTCTGATTAATCCTTTTGAGAGGTTCGATGTTAATGATTTTGAGCTGATCATCACTTGTGCTGACGGGCTTGAAAATGCGCTATTAATCGAGCTTGATAGCTTTGGCTTGGCGGGTGAGATTCTGCGCGCAGGGCGTATTCGTGTGCAAGTGAGCCTTGCCAAATTCTACCGCATCTGTCTGTACAGCCGTGTGGCGAGCCGTGTGCTACTGCCTATCGG
Proteins encoded:
- a CDS encoding FAD-dependent monooxygenase, translating into MSALNPSKQIDTDVLIVGGGAVGMCLAIGLAKLHQQVVLIDIKPKLSAVDRQSMLAKRDARVYALNLLSLELFKDIGADDFVRRADYIQMHVWQGDGRGELNFAKSSLTPSLMGSMVEPNVIDDALDRRASHADVAPFLTILNATHIDERLGIDARHDGVSVRVCDADGASSIISARLMVGADGRGSTVRRLAGIEVDRLDYRQTAICCAIKTAHPHDNTARQAMLPTGTLALLPLADLEEGDNGHWQSVVWTLATQTAEEYLMLSPSQLADKLSIASGFELGEILDIESIASFPLSAQVAKTYTALHTLLIGDAAHGVHPLAGQGLNLGLADVKALLDLIEQAGAKNQNPFSAQVLRRYERIRRAQNALMMHSFSMINYAFAGKAFHKEPMRFLRAEVVNFTGKIRPLMDFFNHKASGL
- the glnA gene encoding type I glutamate--ammonia ligase, which produces MSNKLFDLIESSGAKWVDFRYTDTHGKGMHLTFPAHSVDEDTLEDGKMFDASSVAGWKGVEASDMILLPDPDTAYVDPFFEAPTVVVTCDVIEPDTLQGYAKDPRSIARRAETYLKSTGIGDTALIGPEPEFFVFDEVKWDIDMSGARNTVISEAAAWSTNKDYAWGNNGQRPAVKGAYAALAPVDHYHDMRSVMCDRIEEVMGTGRIEVHHHEVASSQLEIGISFNTLVKKADEVQQFKYIVQNVANQFGKTATFMPKPLVGDNGSGMHVNMSISKDGVNTFSGDEYAGLSKTALYFIGGIIKHARALNAITNPSTNSYKRLVPHFEAPIKLAYSASNRSASIRIPHVTSPKAVRIEARFPDPSANPYLCFAALLMAGLDGIENKIDPGEAADKNLYDLPPEEEALIPTVAENLEVALNALRDDHDFLLKGDVFSKDMIESYIALKMKEVQKINEAVHPLEFDMYYRV
- a CDS encoding lysine exporter LysO family protein produces the protein MNGLITLLLILTPMFIGFALPSHTNWASVAERALNYLVFLILIVIGIELGLVENLSQKVDAITLYLSTLIALTIGIGTAALIAFDKFIPPSTHTHHHNNTKPKISLRGSLVQIGCLVIGFIIAKVLPDSLLPPHNTTTVLLMALLFLVGVSLKGSGVTLKEAMLNKRGLQISAVFTVITLLSGVVFALLFEEVSIPKGLALASGFGWYSLSGTVMTDAYGAVWGSVALLNDLSREIIALIFIPWIMRYSQSAAIGLGGVTSLDFTLPTLTQAGGTKIVPIVISFGFITNVISPILMVFFSAFR
- a CDS encoding mechanosensitive ion channel family protein translates to MNTQNITRFFENIMRDLYQSVYLFLGGSLDDQTLNWADRGLAFAATVIKIVILLAIIGFIYWFLVYCVKHARAFLHLSQRQVRVMRAVLRYTWFVASLIAIMMQIGFHTDTVKATAKAAGWAGFYYVLWTMSGKMLSGVLKHYELNASIEQLLKNMILVIILVLTTASVLAQFGFDIVSLVAGLGIVGLAVGFAAQSTLANFIAGITILIEQSFQVGDWIRLGDKEGRVVKISLRATQILDRDNIIIIIPNATVASSEVVNLTSKKMIRFDVKARIALEADISQARSIIVKTLAKDEVVLKHPAPMATVAEVGESGVYFIVRFWVAPLSVARIPIIKENINEKIKRALDEAGIKAPYPHMRLIVDDHNILHIPASQVEVAEHIEEDLESAARKN